Proteins encoded by one window of Candidatus Sumerlaea chitinivorans:
- a CDS encoding Imidazole glycerol phosphate synthase amidotransferase subunit, translating into MISIVDYGMGNLRSVAKAFEKIGAKVELIETLDDVRRAHTLVVPGVGAFGDAMAGLEQRKLTGAIREHVEAGKPLLGICLGLQILFERSEESPSVPGLGILRGDVRRFVSADLKIPQMGWNKIEVNPQSRLLRGLGDNPYVYFVHSYYVAPIDQEVIAATTEYGIQFVSAIERGNLFGVQFHPEKSQQIGLQILRNFATLVGEIPG; encoded by the coding sequence ATGATTTCGATCGTTGATTACGGAATGGGAAATTTGCGCAGCGTCGCGAAGGCCTTCGAGAAGATCGGGGCAAAGGTCGAGCTTATCGAGACCTTAGACGACGTTCGCCGCGCGCACACCCTTGTGGTTCCGGGCGTCGGAGCTTTTGGCGACGCGATGGCAGGCTTGGAGCAACGCAAGCTCACAGGGGCAATCCGTGAGCATGTGGAAGCAGGAAAACCACTTCTCGGAATATGCTTGGGACTCCAAATTCTCTTCGAGCGCAGTGAAGAATCCCCGAGCGTTCCCGGCTTGGGAATCTTGCGAGGAGACGTGCGACGTTTCGTTTCCGCTGACCTAAAAATCCCGCAGATGGGATGGAATAAGATCGAGGTCAATCCTCAAAGCCGCCTGCTGAGAGGCTTAGGTGACAATCCCTACGTCTACTTTGTGCATTCGTACTACGTGGCTCCGATTGACCAGGAAGTGATCGCCGCCACTACTGAGTACGGGATCCAATTTGTTTCCGCGATTGAGCGTGGAAACCTCTTTGGAGTGCAATTTCACCCAGAAAAAAGCCAGCAAATTGGGCTTCAGATTCTTCGCAATTTTGCAACGTTGGTGGGTGAAATTCCTGGATAG
- a CDS encoding ABC transporter ATP-binding protein: MSRQSNGSVIELRDVSKWYGEVIGVNQLTASFGAGVTGILGPNGAGKSTLLNLITGRLRPSRGQVRVLGCNPWREPQVMRRVGYCPDTDSFYEDMNAEEFITLMGQLSGFPRDESLVRARERIELLQMSAFAHRRIREYSKGMRQRVKLAAALIHGPEVLILDEPLNGLDPPGRKLVLDLLGKLGTEGRTVLVSSHILHEIEALTDRILLIHRGRVLAEGRIEEIRFLIENQPLTYRIVSRERRRIAGELAKLESVMALTFAEPPEDALEVRTNRPAELFEVIQNGVVARQWSVEEVYAVDDNLDAVFQYLVKE, from the coding sequence GTGAGTCGCCAGTCAAACGGCTCAGTGATAGAATTGCGTGACGTCAGCAAATGGTACGGAGAGGTGATTGGCGTCAACCAGCTCACCGCTTCATTTGGTGCTGGGGTCACTGGCATTCTGGGGCCAAACGGCGCGGGAAAATCAACGTTGCTCAATTTAATCACAGGGCGTCTGCGTCCAAGCCGTGGGCAAGTTCGCGTACTTGGCTGCAATCCGTGGCGGGAACCTCAGGTCATGCGTAGGGTTGGCTACTGTCCTGATACCGATAGTTTTTATGAGGACATGAATGCCGAAGAGTTTATAACCCTCATGGGGCAGCTCAGCGGTTTTCCTCGCGATGAAAGTCTGGTGCGAGCGCGAGAACGCATCGAACTTCTCCAAATGAGTGCGTTTGCGCATCGCCGGATCCGAGAATACTCAAAGGGGATGCGCCAGCGCGTCAAGTTGGCCGCAGCGCTGATTCACGGCCCGGAAGTCCTTATTTTAGACGAACCCTTAAACGGCTTAGATCCGCCGGGCCGCAAGCTTGTACTCGATTTACTCGGAAAATTGGGGACCGAAGGACGAACTGTCCTTGTGTCGAGTCACATTCTGCACGAGATTGAGGCTCTCACAGATCGGATTTTGCTTATACATCGTGGACGTGTTCTTGCCGAGGGACGAATTGAGGAAATTCGGTTTCTGATCGAAAACCAGCCACTTACTTACCGTATCGTGAGCCGCGAGCGCAGAAGAATTGCTGGCGAGCTCGCGAAACTCGAATCTGTGATGGCCTTGACATTTGCAGAGCCCCCGGAGGACGCCCTCGAGGTGCGCACTAATAGACCAGCGGAACTGTTCGAGGTGATTCAAAATGGGGTGGTCGCCCGCCAATGGTCGGTCGAGGAAGTCTATGCGGTGGACGACAATTTGGACGCGGTCTTCCAGTACTTGGTGAAAGAGTGA
- a CDS encoding (R)-citramalate synthase gives MSDKVQKDVLIYDTTLRDGEQGEFISYSLEDKIHIAQRLDDFGVDYIEGGWPGSNPKAINFFRKMKNIPLRHAKLAAFGSTRRKNMKASEDSQILTLLEAETPVVTIFGKTWDLHVHEALRVSLEENLEMIRDSVSFLKSHGREVIYDAEHFFDGFKSNEAYALQTLKAAEEAGADCIVLCDTNGGTMPTEIPAIMAKVRETVKLPIGVHTHNDAGMAVANSVVAVYHGATHVQGTINGYGERCGNADLIQVIPNLELKLKKRCLPPGKLRELTAVSHFVAEIANIPPDPRQPYVGQTVFAHKGGVHVSAVRRNPATYEHIPPETVGNVRRVLVSELSGQSNIQSKLEELGIDLAATSEDVKQIVQQIKELEADGYQFEAAEASFELLVKKAKGQYTPFFELKDFKVITYGKSPYAPCPAEAIIRLNVKGKEHHVVADGDGPVNALDRALRKALSRAYPELEKVHLTDFKVRVINARAGTAAKVRVLIESSDGEQAWTTVGVSENIIEASWQALVDSIEYRLLRSAESERANVGE, from the coding sequence ATGAGTGATAAAGTCCAAAAAGATGTTCTGATCTATGACACGACTCTTCGGGATGGTGAGCAAGGTGAGTTTATCTCGTATTCCTTAGAGGACAAGATTCACATCGCGCAGCGGCTCGATGACTTTGGCGTCGACTACATCGAGGGAGGCTGGCCCGGCTCGAATCCCAAAGCGATCAATTTCTTCCGGAAAATGAAGAACATCCCTTTGCGCCACGCGAAGTTGGCTGCTTTCGGGAGTACGCGCCGAAAGAACATGAAGGCGTCGGAGGATTCCCAGATTCTCACACTTTTGGAAGCGGAAACACCCGTGGTCACCATTTTCGGCAAGACTTGGGATTTGCATGTGCACGAGGCGCTTCGGGTGTCCTTGGAAGAGAACCTCGAAATGATTCGCGACTCTGTCAGTTTCCTCAAGAGCCACGGTCGAGAGGTCATTTACGACGCAGAGCACTTCTTCGACGGCTTCAAGAGCAATGAAGCCTACGCACTGCAAACTTTGAAGGCGGCCGAAGAAGCTGGGGCCGATTGCATTGTGCTCTGCGATACAAACGGTGGCACCATGCCCACGGAAATCCCGGCAATCATGGCAAAGGTTCGGGAGACCGTGAAACTCCCTATCGGCGTTCATACTCACAATGACGCTGGTATGGCAGTTGCAAACTCAGTAGTCGCCGTGTACCACGGCGCGACACACGTTCAGGGGACTATTAATGGCTATGGTGAGCGGTGCGGCAACGCGGACCTCATCCAAGTCATCCCTAATCTTGAGCTTAAGCTAAAGAAGCGCTGCTTGCCACCGGGGAAACTTCGGGAACTGACTGCAGTATCGCACTTTGTGGCTGAGATTGCGAACATCCCGCCAGATCCGCGACAACCCTATGTGGGACAAACCGTCTTTGCCCATAAGGGCGGCGTACATGTGAGCGCCGTGCGACGCAACCCAGCGACCTACGAGCATATTCCGCCAGAAACCGTGGGGAACGTCCGTCGAGTTCTGGTGAGCGAGCTAAGCGGGCAAAGCAACATTCAGTCGAAACTCGAAGAGCTGGGAATCGACCTCGCGGCAACTTCTGAAGACGTCAAGCAGATCGTCCAACAGATCAAGGAGCTGGAGGCCGACGGGTATCAGTTTGAAGCGGCAGAAGCGAGCTTTGAGTTACTCGTGAAAAAGGCCAAAGGTCAGTACACACCGTTCTTTGAACTCAAGGATTTCAAGGTGATCACCTATGGCAAAAGCCCGTATGCACCGTGTCCGGCTGAGGCCATCATTCGGCTCAATGTAAAAGGCAAGGAGCACCATGTGGTCGCGGATGGCGATGGGCCGGTCAACGCGCTGGATCGGGCTCTACGTAAGGCTCTTTCTCGCGCATATCCCGAGCTCGAGAAAGTGCATCTGACGGACTTCAAAGTCCGAGTGATCAACGCTCGGGCGGGGACCGCTGCAAAGGTCCGCGTGCTCATTGAAAGTTCTGATGGTGAGCAAGCTTGGACAACGGTCGGTGTCTCGGAGAACATCATCGAGGCAAGTTGGCAGGCCCTTGTGGATTCTATCGAATATCGGTTGCTGCGTTCGGCGGAGAGCGAACGCGCCAATGTAGGTGAGTAG
- a CDS encoding integral membrane protein — MLSQIQALTRITNYQFFRGKVRLVLLLWVGLLPSLVKLLSRLLASNQGSHIPISPIDEYFELFVGLFVGLILPASALYAGILVLSEELESRTLVHLWTRPVSRTLLWGTKSLVAFGWLSLFLVITLLATYVVCGLMENPQMLAKEAGIISWHVLAALLGAFPYFYLGMFLSLFTRKPLTYGGGFLFFVEFVVMIIPSSLKLLSPRFCVLILSGCPQSLMTDGPLELIMKDAEVTDFSAASSLLIFGALMATLSWFLFTQREHALREGVEQQ; from the coding sequence ATGCTGAGCCAGATACAAGCTCTCACGCGGATTACTAACTATCAGTTCTTCCGCGGGAAAGTGCGTCTTGTGCTGTTGCTGTGGGTGGGGTTACTACCGTCTCTCGTCAAGCTCTTGAGTCGGCTGCTCGCCAGTAACCAAGGATCTCACATTCCCATCTCGCCCATCGATGAGTATTTTGAGCTTTTTGTGGGGCTTTTTGTAGGCTTGATTCTACCTGCTTCTGCACTATATGCCGGGATTCTCGTTCTTAGCGAAGAACTTGAATCTCGAACGCTCGTGCATCTTTGGACTCGCCCAGTGTCTCGGACGCTCCTTTGGGGGACTAAGAGCCTCGTCGCTTTTGGGTGGCTGAGTCTCTTTTTGGTAATCACATTATTGGCCACCTATGTCGTGTGTGGGTTGATGGAAAATCCCCAGATGTTAGCAAAGGAAGCTGGCATCATTTCTTGGCATGTGCTGGCCGCCCTACTCGGTGCATTTCCATACTTTTACTTAGGAATGTTTCTATCCCTCTTCACCCGCAAACCTCTGACGTACGGCGGTGGTTTTTTGTTCTTTGTCGAATTTGTGGTGATGATCATTCCAAGTTCGCTCAAGTTGCTCTCACCTCGGTTTTGCGTCCTGATCTTGAGCGGTTGCCCGCAGTCGCTCATGACGGATGGCCCCTTGGAGCTTATAATGAAAGATGCAGAAGTGACCGACTTCTCTGCGGCTTCGTCCCTCCTGATCTTTGGGGCACTCATGGCAACGTTGTCGTGGTTTCTCTTTACTCAACGCGAACACGCTCTTCGTGAAGGCGTAGAACAACAGTGA
- a CDS encoding Ferredoxin--NADP(+) reductase, producing the protein MSDADAQLNAVVLHRIDVTPELMILRVAPVDWPLPSFIPGQFAVLGLPASAPRVWISESESSEPQEPSKLIRRAYSIASSSKAEEYFEFYISLVRTGELTPRLFALKVGDKLWLGKKVSGLFTLDQVPPDRHVVLVATSTGIAPYMSMLRTHLAHDHERHFAVIHGAKCSWDLGYHAELITMARLRKNFAYLPVVSRPYLEPVPWSGLTGYVQNVWRERKIGICWGFNPSPGTTHVFLCGNPTMIESMIGILSSEGYRLFDPATGEGEIHYEKYW; encoded by the coding sequence ATGAGTGATGCCGACGCTCAGCTTAATGCTGTAGTCTTGCATAGGATCGATGTGACTCCTGAGCTGATGATCCTTCGGGTGGCTCCGGTCGATTGGCCTTTGCCCTCGTTTATCCCGGGCCAGTTCGCAGTTCTTGGCTTACCCGCTTCAGCCCCTCGCGTCTGGATTTCCGAGTCCGAATCTTCCGAGCCCCAAGAGCCCTCAAAGCTGATTCGTCGAGCATATTCGATCGCTTCATCCTCAAAAGCAGAAGAGTATTTTGAGTTTTACATCAGTCTGGTGCGGACGGGGGAGCTGACGCCTCGTTTGTTTGCCTTGAAGGTAGGGGATAAACTGTGGCTTGGGAAAAAAGTCAGCGGGCTGTTTACGTTGGATCAAGTTCCACCCGATCGCCACGTAGTTTTGGTGGCAACAAGCACAGGCATTGCGCCCTACATGAGTATGCTCCGGACCCACCTTGCTCACGATCACGAACGTCACTTCGCGGTCATCCATGGGGCAAAATGCTCATGGGATCTTGGGTACCACGCTGAACTCATCACCATGGCGCGACTCCGTAAAAACTTTGCCTATTTGCCCGTTGTCAGCCGCCCCTACCTCGAGCCAGTTCCGTGGAGTGGTTTGACCGGGTATGTACAAAATGTGTGGCGCGAGCGCAAAATCGGTATTTGTTGGGGGTTCAATCCTTCGCCGGGGACAACACACGTATTCCTGTGTGGGAACCCCACTATGATCGAGTCGATGATCGGGATTCTTTCCAGCGAGGGGTACAGGCTGTTTGATCCTGCAACAGGCGAAGGCGAAATCCATTACGAAAAGTATTGGTAA
- a CDS encoding Bifunctional transaldolase — protein sequence MSKRTKNPIEQLAGVGQSVWLDTISRDMIAKGELRRLVALGVRGVTSNPDIFHKAITGSSIYDSQIDQLAKRGLTALEIYERLAVEDVRRAADLLLPLYKKTKRADGYVSLEVSPYLAHDAAGTVAEAKRLWQAVGRPNLMIKVPATKAGLQAIAELIAEGINVNVTLLFSIPNYRDVMEAYLEGLEARRASKQPLDTVHSVASFFVSRIDTLVDRLLASRLTNLPEFSPVKAEKWLGTAAVAAAKLAYQEFKSVFGSARFRKLSQAGANLQRPLWASTSTKNPLYPDTKYVGPLVGRHTVNTMPLVTLHAWLDHGIVVEDAVEADVEWAKSVAVGLEQVGISLDAVGAQLQEEGIAKFLQPFDKLLAAIEAKRQKALGVTRIQVETLPNARTVQESSQAATEALYIPRLWGKDTSLWTQDEKVARAIANRLGWLDVAAKMRPMVKDLTHFAAQVRRDGFRHVVLLGMGGSSLCPEVCAKTFGAAKDYPDLRILDNTDPAAVQAVRAAVSLPHTLFIAASKSGTTIETNVFYKYFRAELEKLGVSNAGNHFVAITDEGTPLVELARREKFRRVFINPSDIGGRFSALSLFGLVPMALIGMDLGLLLDRVLAFSRGAGNLVSAQLDSGVRLGIILGEAAKAKRDKMTLVLSPKLASLGDWIEQLVAESTGKCGKGILPVIGERLASVSMYQADRCFVSIALRGDKEEARVSALEKQGHPVVRIQLNDLYDLGIEFLRWEIATAICGSLLGINPFDEPNVTESKRNTSELLESYCKSGRLAYPQPHYKTNRLTLSFTGAARKIVGERISRPKDALRALALSAEEGDYLALLAFLHPTKRVESRLQALRFALRDSTHAATTLGYGPRYLHSTGQLHKGGPNTGIYFVFIANAFKDVEIPGEAYSFSVLSRAQALGDFRALEAHGRRAVLVNLGEDIEGGLAEFSKLLGVND from the coding sequence ATGAGTAAGCGCACGAAAAACCCAATCGAACAACTTGCAGGCGTTGGCCAGAGTGTTTGGCTCGACACCATTAGCCGGGACATGATCGCGAAAGGCGAGCTCCGGCGTTTGGTGGCGTTAGGTGTTCGCGGGGTCACTTCGAATCCCGACATCTTTCACAAAGCCATCACCGGCAGTAGCATTTACGACTCGCAAATTGACCAGCTGGCAAAACGGGGGCTGACAGCCCTTGAGATCTATGAACGGCTTGCGGTCGAGGACGTGCGACGCGCTGCAGATCTCCTGTTGCCGCTATACAAGAAGACCAAACGTGCCGATGGCTACGTCTCACTTGAGGTGTCGCCGTACTTGGCGCATGACGCGGCTGGAACCGTGGCGGAAGCGAAAAGGCTTTGGCAAGCTGTTGGTCGGCCGAACTTGATGATCAAAGTCCCAGCGACGAAAGCCGGCCTCCAAGCCATCGCTGAACTGATCGCTGAGGGAATCAATGTTAATGTGACGTTGCTGTTCTCGATTCCGAACTATCGCGATGTCATGGAAGCATATCTTGAGGGCCTTGAGGCACGTCGCGCCTCGAAACAGCCGCTGGATACCGTGCACTCTGTGGCAAGCTTCTTTGTAAGCCGGATTGATACCCTTGTGGATCGGCTGCTTGCGAGTCGTCTTACGAACCTGCCGGAGTTCTCGCCGGTGAAAGCTGAAAAGTGGCTCGGAACCGCAGCTGTTGCCGCAGCCAAGCTCGCCTATCAGGAATTTAAGTCGGTTTTTGGTTCCGCGCGTTTCAGAAAGCTGTCTCAGGCAGGCGCGAATCTTCAGCGCCCCTTGTGGGCCAGTACGAGCACGAAGAATCCTCTTTACCCAGACACCAAGTACGTGGGGCCACTTGTGGGGCGACACACCGTCAATACGATGCCGCTCGTCACCCTACACGCATGGTTGGACCACGGGATCGTCGTTGAGGACGCTGTAGAGGCGGACGTTGAATGGGCGAAGTCTGTAGCTGTGGGGCTCGAGCAAGTTGGAATCTCGTTGGATGCGGTCGGTGCCCAGCTTCAGGAAGAAGGGATCGCGAAATTTCTGCAGCCGTTTGATAAGCTGCTCGCCGCGATAGAGGCCAAGCGCCAGAAGGCGCTCGGCGTGACGCGCATTCAGGTGGAAACGTTACCGAATGCCCGAACGGTTCAGGAAAGTTCCCAAGCTGCAACGGAAGCACTCTATATCCCTCGCTTGTGGGGCAAGGACACCTCCTTGTGGACGCAGGATGAAAAGGTTGCCCGTGCAATTGCCAACCGGCTGGGATGGTTGGATGTCGCGGCCAAAATGCGTCCAATGGTCAAGGACCTCACGCACTTTGCCGCGCAGGTACGGCGCGATGGATTCCGCCATGTGGTGCTGTTAGGCATGGGGGGGAGTAGCCTGTGTCCAGAGGTCTGTGCGAAGACGTTTGGAGCTGCTAAAGATTATCCGGATCTGCGAATTCTCGACAACACTGACCCTGCCGCTGTTCAGGCTGTTCGTGCCGCAGTTTCTCTGCCCCACACACTCTTTATCGCAGCAAGCAAGTCAGGAACGACAATCGAGACAAACGTTTTCTACAAGTATTTCCGTGCAGAGCTCGAGAAACTGGGGGTCTCAAATGCCGGAAACCATTTTGTCGCGATTACTGACGAAGGGACACCTTTGGTTGAGTTGGCTCGGCGAGAAAAGTTCCGGCGTGTGTTCATCAATCCATCGGATATTGGAGGCCGATTTAGTGCGCTCTCGTTATTCGGATTAGTCCCGATGGCTCTGATTGGCATGGATCTGGGGCTTCTACTGGACCGGGTGCTCGCGTTTTCGCGGGGCGCTGGAAACTTGGTGTCGGCACAGCTCGACTCAGGCGTGCGCTTGGGCATCATTTTGGGTGAAGCGGCAAAGGCCAAGCGCGACAAGATGACGTTGGTGTTATCGCCTAAATTGGCCTCGCTCGGAGACTGGATTGAACAGCTTGTAGCCGAAAGCACGGGGAAGTGTGGCAAAGGGATTCTGCCTGTGATCGGCGAGCGGCTTGCCTCGGTCTCAATGTACCAAGCAGATCGCTGTTTCGTGAGTATTGCGCTCCGGGGAGACAAGGAAGAAGCTCGGGTAAGTGCTCTCGAAAAGCAAGGCCATCCCGTCGTGCGCATTCAGCTCAATGATCTTTATGATCTTGGCATTGAGTTTTTGCGGTGGGAGATCGCCACGGCGATTTGTGGTTCCCTTCTGGGAATCAATCCCTTTGACGAGCCGAACGTTACCGAGAGTAAGCGCAATACGAGCGAGCTCTTGGAGTCTTATTGTAAGAGCGGGCGACTGGCTTATCCTCAGCCGCATTACAAAACGAATCGCCTAACGCTGAGCTTCACGGGGGCAGCGCGTAAGATTGTGGGGGAGAGAATTAGTCGCCCCAAGGATGCCCTCCGCGCGCTTGCGCTATCAGCCGAAGAGGGCGACTATCTTGCTTTGCTGGCCTTCTTGCATCCCACGAAACGTGTAGAATCGCGACTGCAGGCGCTTCGCTTTGCCCTTCGGGATTCTACTCATGCGGCAACGACTTTGGGGTATGGTCCGCGCTATCTGCATAGCACTGGGCAATTGCACAAGGGCGGACCCAACACAGGTATCTACTTCGTGTTCATTGCCAATGCGTTCAAGGATGTGGAGATTCCT
- a CDS encoding CoA-acylating propionaldehyde dehydrogenase → MNVDEAKISAIVEEVVRRLKEQGFASGSLPQSSAGAGAVATRSRGTSGLRGVFSTIEEAIEAAWQSQKIYADASMETRKKVVAAIRQVGEEHKEDFARRIYEETKLGRIDHKIRKHEIVIRLTPGPEDLVTRCWSGDHGLTVEEYAPYGLIGAVTPVTHPVETAINNGISILSGGNTVVFNPHPASKRVFAYAIHLFNEAIYRATGLENLMTTIEEPTIETGKTMFRHPKVRVLLVTGGPGVVREALNSGKKCITAGPGNPPVVVDETAIIPKAAKDIIDGAGFDNNILCIGEKEVFVVESVADQLIAEMKKLGCVMLSREQISALAEKAFRCEGQHGSGKSCGGAVLNRDLVGRSPQVLARAIGLEVPPDCPMLIGETEFDNPWVQHEQMMMFLPIVRCRNFDEALDMAVKAEHGYGHTAVIHSLNVANMTKMGKAMNCSIFVKNGPSYAGLGAGGEGHTSFSIASPTGEGLTTARTFCRIRRCTLVDYLRIV, encoded by the coding sequence ATGAACGTGGATGAAGCAAAAATTTCAGCCATCGTGGAAGAAGTTGTCCGCCGCCTGAAGGAACAGGGTTTCGCAAGTGGCTCTCTCCCACAAAGCAGCGCTGGGGCGGGGGCAGTGGCAACTCGAAGCCGTGGCACGAGCGGACTGCGTGGCGTCTTCTCAACCATCGAAGAGGCCATCGAGGCTGCATGGCAATCTCAGAAGATCTATGCGGATGCTTCGATGGAAACCCGCAAGAAAGTTGTGGCAGCCATTCGACAGGTCGGCGAAGAGCACAAGGAAGATTTTGCACGGCGGATCTACGAAGAGACGAAGCTTGGGCGCATTGACCATAAGATTCGCAAACACGAGATCGTCATCCGGTTAACCCCGGGACCAGAGGACTTGGTCACGCGGTGTTGGAGCGGCGACCACGGGCTTACGGTCGAGGAATATGCGCCGTATGGTCTCATCGGGGCAGTAACGCCGGTCACACACCCCGTCGAGACGGCGATCAATAATGGCATCAGCATCCTTTCGGGTGGAAACACCGTGGTGTTTAACCCTCACCCAGCTTCTAAGCGCGTGTTTGCTTACGCCATACATCTCTTCAATGAAGCTATCTATCGGGCTACCGGACTCGAAAACTTGATGACGACTATCGAAGAGCCAACCATCGAGACCGGCAAAACGATGTTCCGACATCCGAAGGTGCGAGTGTTATTGGTTACGGGTGGGCCCGGCGTGGTGCGCGAGGCACTCAACAGCGGGAAAAAATGCATTACTGCTGGCCCGGGCAATCCGCCGGTGGTCGTGGACGAGACAGCAATTATCCCAAAAGCTGCCAAGGATATCATCGATGGGGCTGGTTTCGATAACAACATCCTGTGCATAGGAGAAAAGGAAGTTTTTGTCGTGGAGAGCGTGGCCGATCAGCTGATTGCAGAAATGAAAAAGCTTGGATGCGTCATGCTTTCGCGCGAACAAATCTCGGCATTAGCAGAGAAAGCTTTCCGATGCGAAGGTCAACATGGGAGTGGAAAATCCTGTGGCGGCGCGGTTTTGAACCGTGATCTCGTTGGACGCAGCCCACAGGTCTTAGCGCGCGCGATTGGCTTAGAGGTTCCGCCTGACTGCCCCATGCTGATTGGCGAAACGGAGTTCGATAACCCTTGGGTCCAGCACGAGCAAATGATGATGTTCCTGCCCATCGTGCGCTGTCGCAATTTTGACGAAGCGCTCGACATGGCTGTAAAAGCCGAGCACGGGTATGGACACACCGCTGTGATTCACTCTCTGAATGTAGCCAACATGACGAAGATGGGCAAGGCAATGAACTGCTCCATTTTCGTGAAAAACGGGCCGTCGTACGCTGGCCTTGGAGCTGGCGGTGAAGGGCATACCTCCTTTTCTATTGCGAGCCCGACCGGCGAGGGACTAACCACCGCCCGCACATTCTGCCGAATCCGTCGCTGTACGCTCGTCGATTACTTACGCATCGTTTAG
- a CDS encoding Transketolase, with amino-acid sequence MNTELVNALQAKANVLRIHSIRATSAAGSGHPTTCLSCAEIVATLFFHVMRYDPKNPQHPLNDRFVLSKGHAAPILYAAWAEAGLFPVEKLLTLRRIDSDLEGHPTPRLPFVDVATGSLGQGLGAGVGLALNSKYLDKTGYRTYVLLGDGEVAEGAVWEAAELASYYKLDNLVAIVDVNRLGQSQATMLEHRLDVYKARFEAFGWNAVTVEGHSVSELLNAFELAKSSSEKPFAIIAKTLKGKGVSFAEDKDGWHGKPFKKGEEEQQAIADIEKCGIVGGENLAPPSPIVAELPKFEKKPMEKPAYRVGDMVATREAYGEALVRLGAADSRVVVLDGDTKNSTYSEKFLKAYPDRFFEGFIAEQNVISMATGLAARGKIVFASSFAVFLSRGFDQVRMAGISQSNLNLCGSHVGVSIGEDGPSQMGLEDLALFRAIPNSVVFYPSDAVATENAVALAAEYNGIAYIRTSRPKTPVIYANDEKFEIGKAKLVRKSTQDQITIVTGGVTLFEALKAADALQKDGISVRIVDLFTVKPVDRETLLECAQATKKLILTVEDHYPEGGIGEAVMAALADTDIKVVSLAVRELPRSGKPEELLARYGIDAAAIERRVRELVQG; translated from the coding sequence ATGAATACCGAACTCGTAAACGCTTTGCAGGCGAAAGCGAACGTCCTCCGCATTCACTCGATCCGGGCCACTTCCGCTGCGGGATCGGGGCACCCAACCACCTGTTTGTCATGTGCTGAGATCGTGGCCACTTTGTTTTTCCACGTCATGCGCTACGATCCGAAAAATCCTCAGCACCCGCTGAACGATCGATTTGTCCTCTCGAAAGGACATGCCGCTCCAATTCTATATGCGGCTTGGGCTGAAGCAGGCCTTTTCCCGGTGGAGAAGCTGCTAACGTTGCGCAGGATTGACTCGGACCTTGAGGGGCATCCAACCCCGCGGCTTCCTTTCGTTGATGTGGCGACGGGCTCCCTTGGCCAAGGATTAGGCGCGGGAGTGGGTTTAGCGTTGAACTCCAAGTATCTGGACAAGACCGGCTATCGCACCTACGTCTTGCTTGGTGATGGGGAAGTGGCTGAGGGTGCTGTGTGGGAAGCTGCTGAACTCGCGAGCTACTACAAGCTTGATAATCTGGTCGCGATCGTTGACGTGAACCGTCTGGGTCAAAGCCAAGCGACCATGCTCGAACACCGACTGGACGTCTATAAGGCTCGCTTCGAGGCCTTCGGTTGGAATGCCGTGACGGTGGAAGGGCACTCCGTCAGTGAGCTGCTCAACGCATTCGAGCTTGCCAAGAGCTCCAGTGAAAAGCCTTTCGCAATTATCGCGAAGACTCTTAAGGGCAAAGGGGTGAGCTTTGCCGAAGACAAGGACGGTTGGCACGGTAAGCCATTCAAGAAAGGCGAAGAGGAACAACAAGCGATTGCTGACATTGAGAAATGTGGCATTGTTGGCGGAGAGAACCTCGCACCCCCTTCGCCGATCGTGGCCGAGCTACCCAAGTTTGAGAAAAAACCAATGGAGAAACCTGCCTACCGTGTCGGTGACATGGTGGCAACGCGTGAGGCTTATGGCGAAGCGCTCGTGCGGCTGGGCGCTGCTGACTCCCGGGTGGTGGTTCTTGATGGTGACACCAAGAATTCAACCTACTCCGAAAAGTTCTTGAAGGCTTACCCCGATCGTTTCTTCGAGGGATTCATCGCCGAACAAAACGTGATTAGCATGGCGACTGGGCTGGCTGCACGCGGCAAAATTGTCTTTGCGAGCTCGTTTGCTGTATTCCTCTCACGCGGCTTCGATCAAGTGCGCATGGCCGGTATCTCGCAATCCAACCTCAATCTCTGCGGGTCCCACGTGGGTGTTAGCATTGGCGAGGACGGGCCGTCGCAAATGGGCCTCGAAGATTTAGCTCTCTTTCGAGCGATTCCCAATTCCGTTGTGTTCTACCCATCGGATGCCGTGGCAACGGAGAACGCCGTCGCTCTTGCAGCCGAATACAACGGTATCGCCTACATTCGAACTTCCCGCCCGAAGACGCCAGTCATCTATGCGAACGACGAAAAATTCGAGATCGGCAAAGCAAAGTTGGTGCGCAAGAGCACCCAAGACCAGATCACGATTGTAACGGGTGGGGTTACTTTGTTTGAGGCTTTGAAGGCTGCCGATGCTCTGCAGAAAGACGGCATTAGCGTACGGATTGTGGACTTGTTCACGGTAAAGCCCGTGGATCGCGAAACGCTCCTCGAGTGTGCTCAAGCAACGAAGAAACTTATCCTAACGGTTGAGGATCACTATCCGGAAGGCGGAATCGGCGAGGCTGTAATGGCTGCTCTTGCTGACACGGATATTAAGGTCGTCAGTCTGGCAGTTCGAGAGCTTCCGCGGTCCGGTAAGCCCGAAGAGCTGTTGGCCCGCTATGGAATCGATGCGGCCGCAATCGAACGGCGAGTGAGGGAGCTGGTGCAGGGATGA